One window of the Desulforhopalus sp. genome contains the following:
- the lpxI gene encoding UDP-2,3-diacylglucosamine diphosphatase LpxI (LpxI, functionally equivalent to LpxH, replaces it in LPS biosynthesis in a minority of bacteria.), whose protein sequence is MASDPQTIGIIAGGGQFPRLFIDAAHKEGRRVVVVAHKGETDEQVAAAADAVVWVKLGQLGKVINFLHKEGAGETVFLGTITKTKIFRDVLPDFKALSLWNKIDRKQDDAILRAFAMALEKEGIKVLESTIYLRHLLFPAGVLTKKKPSQAQRQDIAFGWQNARAIGKLDIGQCVVVRDCTVLAVEAIEGTDAAILRGGTLAKEKAVVVKVKKPGQDFRFDLPATGLTTIKTLQQVKGAVLAVEAGQSLLFDKVAMIAEANKAGIVVVGVTESEDGSLRME, encoded by the coding sequence ATGGCAAGTGATCCGCAGACAATTGGGATTATTGCCGGTGGTGGGCAATTCCCCCGGCTTTTCATTGACGCGGCCCATAAAGAGGGACGACGGGTAGTTGTCGTTGCCCACAAGGGCGAAACCGATGAACAGGTCGCTGCCGCGGCCGATGCCGTTGTTTGGGTAAAGCTCGGGCAGCTTGGCAAGGTGATTAACTTTCTGCACAAGGAGGGAGCGGGAGAGACGGTTTTTCTCGGCACCATCACCAAGACCAAGATCTTCCGCGATGTCCTGCCGGATTTTAAGGCCTTGTCATTGTGGAATAAAATCGACCGGAAGCAGGACGACGCCATTCTCCGGGCCTTTGCCATGGCCCTTGAAAAAGAAGGCATAAAGGTTCTCGAATCGACCATTTACCTTCGACACCTGCTCTTTCCGGCGGGTGTATTGACAAAGAAGAAACCCTCCCAGGCCCAGCGGCAGGACATCGCCTTCGGCTGGCAGAATGCCCGGGCCATCGGCAAGCTCGATATTGGGCAATGCGTCGTCGTTCGCGATTGCACGGTCCTGGCGGTTGAGGCGATCGAGGGTACCGATGCGGCCATCCTTCGCGGCGGCACGCTCGCCAAAGAAAAGGCGGTTGTCGTCAAGGTGAAGAAACCAGGCCAGGATTTCCGCTTCGATCTGCCGGCAACCGGGCTCACCACAATCAAGACCCTCCAGCAGGTGAAGGGGGCGGTTCTGGCGGTAGAGGCGGGACAATCGCTGCTTTTTGACAAGGTGGCGATGATTGCCGAGGCCAATAAAGCGGGGATTGTCGTGGTCGGCGTAACTGAAAGCGAGGACGGTTCCCTGCGCATGGAATAG
- a CDS encoding sugar phosphate nucleotidyltransferase, with the protein MQAMILAAGFGTRLLPHTQIRPKPLFPIVNQPLLLLIIKRLQNLGFDHIIVNCHHLRQQIVVALQGMKGVVVQEEERILGTGGGLRRALALMHDEPLLICNGDIYHTVDLLDLYQWHCAGGRPVTLALHDFPRFNSLQVADGKIVRFTGLVDFSCLAFTGLHVIDPVILKGIADGEYSCIIDHYRGIVEKGVEIACYRTDGSFWTDMGTPDDYLLLHQGLLTGTIPAWEEIGTLRRPFCVDHKARLGRQVTMRDWVSLGCANIGDGCQLQRVVVWDDVVIADGSRLAQTIISSNY; encoded by the coding sequence ATGCAAGCAATGATTCTGGCCGCGGGCTTCGGCACCAGGCTGTTACCACATACACAGATTCGTCCAAAACCCCTTTTCCCGATAGTCAACCAGCCGCTGCTGCTCCTTATCATCAAACGGTTACAGAACCTGGGTTTCGACCATATTATCGTCAACTGCCACCACCTGCGCCAGCAGATTGTCGTCGCTCTCCAGGGCATGAAGGGTGTGGTTGTCCAGGAGGAAGAGCGTATTCTCGGTACCGGCGGCGGGCTTCGCCGGGCGCTTGCCCTGATGCATGACGAACCACTGCTGATTTGTAATGGTGATATCTATCATACCGTCGATCTCCTTGATTTGTATCAATGGCATTGCGCCGGCGGCCGGCCTGTTACTCTCGCGCTGCATGACTTTCCCCGGTTTAATTCGTTGCAGGTTGCAGATGGGAAGATTGTCAGGTTCACCGGGCTTGTCGATTTCTCGTGTTTAGCCTTTACCGGTCTGCATGTCATCGACCCGGTTATACTCAAGGGTATTGCTGATGGTGAATATTCATGTATAATCGACCATTACCGAGGTATTGTTGAGAAAGGAGTTGAGATTGCCTGCTACCGGACCGACGGCAGTTTCTGGACAGATATGGGGACTCCGGATGACTATCTCCTGCTGCATCAGGGACTCCTGACCGGGACCATTCCCGCCTGGGAAGAGATCGGCACGTTGCGCCGGCCTTTTTGTGTCGATCATAAGGCAAGGCTTGGCAGGCAGGTTACCATGCGGGATTGGGTGAGTCTGGGATGTGCCAATATCGGTGATGGTTGTCAGCTTCAGCGGGTGGTGGTTTGGGATGATGTCGTGATTGCAGATGGCAGCCGGCTGGCCCAGACAATTATCTCTTCCAATTATTGA
- a CDS encoding phosphotransferase, with amino-acid sequence MSDPEILQCAAQLLVSSGMLSVYEAERALVGDSCQAIRSDGSTRRFWRLRVDGKPLCIIVAPAGGSPAELAEARSAWLIGNHLRSCAVPVPELYGWDEEKGILAFEDLGDVRLHDLAAKQKGEYFQNAEQISNLYREVLRNLANMQIVGATGFDPAWCWDTGRYDVPLMLERESGYFLRAFCHGVVGQEDTGRVEEEFQDIAVIAGSAPAEFFLHRDFQSRNIMVQEGTVRFIDFQGGRFGPLGYDLASLLIDPYTSLPLQFQEELLDQYVGIIASRCSGCEINFNKYYKFLAVQRNLQIVGAFAFLSKVRGKVFFAKFLLPALVSLRDRLEDSHFSGYRRLHNLVDQGLAVLVNH; translated from the coding sequence TTGTCTGATCCTGAGATTCTGCAATGCGCCGCCCAACTTTTGGTAAGCAGTGGGATGTTGTCTGTCTACGAGGCGGAAAGAGCTCTGGTCGGTGACTCCTGTCAAGCGATTCGCAGCGATGGTTCGACGAGAAGATTTTGGCGACTGCGTGTAGACGGCAAGCCCCTCTGCATCATTGTTGCCCCGGCCGGTGGAAGCCCTGCTGAACTCGCCGAAGCGCGTTCGGCCTGGTTGATCGGTAACCACCTTCGTTCTTGTGCCGTGCCGGTGCCGGAGCTTTACGGATGGGATGAAGAAAAAGGGATCTTGGCCTTTGAGGATCTTGGCGATGTCCGCCTCCATGACCTTGCCGCAAAGCAAAAGGGCGAGTATTTTCAGAATGCCGAACAAATATCAAACCTCTATCGGGAGGTGCTGCGTAATCTTGCCAATATGCAGATTGTTGGCGCCACAGGCTTTGATCCGGCTTGGTGCTGGGATACCGGGCGCTACGATGTGCCGCTGATGCTCGAACGGGAATCGGGGTATTTCCTCAGGGCCTTTTGTCATGGGGTTGTAGGGCAGGAAGATACCGGCAGGGTTGAGGAAGAGTTCCAAGATATCGCGGTAATAGCAGGCAGTGCACCGGCTGAATTCTTTCTCCATCGCGATTTCCAGTCGAGGAACATCATGGTACAGGAAGGAACAGTGAGGTTTATCGATTTTCAGGGTGGCCGATTTGGTCCGCTCGGCTATGACCTGGCGTCTTTACTCATCGATCCTTATACTTCTCTACCACTGCAGTTTCAAGAAGAGCTACTGGACCAGTATGTGGGTATTATTGCCAGCAGGTGCTCCGGTTGTGAAATTAATTTTAATAAATATTACAAATTCTTGGCAGTTCAAAGAAATTTACAGATTGTTGGCGCCTTCGCCTTTTTATCAAAGGTGAGGGGAAAGGTGTTTTTTGCTAAATTCTTACTTCCGGCCTTGGTGTCGCTCCGCGATCGGCTGGAAGATAGCCATTTTTCCGGATATCGGCGGCTGCACAATCTGGTCGATCAAGGCCTAGCTGTCCTTGTGAATCACTGA
- the der gene encoding ribosome biogenesis GTPase Der, producing MSSTSHSPIVALIGRPNVGKSTLFNRITKSRKAIVDPTPGVTRDRHYDRVVWENKGFILVDTGGIDDNSEDAMVQHIRDQAMLAIEEADIVLFLLDGKEGITPADWEVVEILRRSKKTVFHVVNKIDGPDKEQERLAPFYEMGVEELWPLSAEHTYGFTDLMDGLCAAIKSDEYQDIILPEGTVKVAFFGRPNVGKSSMINKILGEDRMVVSEISGTTRDSVDTMVTHGKYSYLFIDTAGIRRKGKTTEKLEKFSILKSLAAMSRCDVAAVLIDADEGITEQDTKVIGYILEEGRGLIVLVNKWDLLENDKKRQQAVMAEVGRALPFIGFAPVLNVSALTGYGIKRLFPVIGSVFRQYTANFPTSALNRLLQEAVDAHSPPIYKNKRLKFYYTAQIGTRPPKFVVMTNSSKGVHFSYERYLVNRFREGLGLDKVPIKLIFKDKTEQRQKSGG from the coding sequence ATGTCATCTACCTCGCATTCACCCATCGTCGCCCTTATCGGACGCCCAAATGTCGGCAAATCTACCTTGTTTAACCGTATTACCAAGTCGCGCAAGGCCATTGTCGATCCCACCCCCGGGGTTACCCGCGACCGCCACTACGATCGGGTGGTCTGGGAGAACAAAGGCTTTATTCTCGTCGATACCGGCGGCATTGATGACAACTCCGAGGATGCCATGGTCCAGCATATTCGCGACCAGGCCATGCTTGCCATCGAAGAGGCGGATATCGTCCTTTTTCTTCTTGACGGTAAAGAGGGGATTACCCCAGCCGATTGGGAGGTTGTGGAAATCCTCCGCCGCTCTAAGAAGACGGTGTTCCATGTGGTCAACAAGATTGATGGACCGGACAAGGAACAAGAACGCCTGGCACCATTTTACGAGATGGGGGTTGAGGAGCTGTGGCCGCTGTCGGCTGAACACACTTATGGATTTACAGACTTGATGGATGGCCTGTGTGCCGCTATTAAAAGTGACGAATACCAGGATATTATTTTGCCGGAAGGTACTGTGAAGGTTGCCTTCTTCGGCCGTCCGAATGTCGGCAAATCGTCAATGATCAATAAGATTCTCGGTGAAGACCGCATGGTGGTTTCGGAAATCTCTGGGACCACACGGGATTCTGTCGACACCATGGTGACCCACGGCAAATACAGCTATCTGTTTATCGACACGGCGGGAATTCGCCGCAAGGGCAAGACCACCGAGAAGCTTGAAAAATTCAGCATTCTCAAATCACTCGCGGCAATGAGCAGGTGCGATGTGGCGGCAGTGCTCATCGATGCTGATGAGGGCATTACCGAACAGGACACCAAGGTGATCGGCTACATCCTTGAAGAGGGGCGGGGGCTCATTGTCCTCGTTAATAAATGGGATCTGCTTGAGAATGACAAAAAGCGCCAGCAGGCAGTTATGGCTGAGGTCGGCAGGGCCTTGCCGTTTATCGGTTTTGCTCCGGTGCTCAATGTCTCGGCCCTCACCGGTTATGGGATTAAGCGCCTTTTCCCGGTCATCGGTTCGGTTTTTCGTCAATATACCGCCAACTTCCCAACCTCTGCCCTGAACAGGTTGCTGCAGGAGGCGGTGGATGCCCATTCGCCACCTATCTATAAGAATAAACGTCTGAAATTCTACTATACGGCACAGATCGGTACCCGCCCGCCGAAATTTGTGGTTATGACCAACAGCTCAAAAGGGGTGCATTTCTCCTATGAACGGTATCTGGTGAACAGGTTCCGGGAGGGACTTGGCCTTGATAAGGTGCCCATTAAGCTGATTTTCAAGGATAAAACCGAACAGCGGCAGAAATCGGGAGGGTGA
- a CDS encoding pyridoxal phosphate-dependent aminotransferase, protein MAVSEKMKLFAAKSSWIRKMFEEGARMKADHGAANVCDFSLGNPDAPPPPQYNEVIQEIIKDTSPGVHSYMPNGGYPWVREAIAGRMSAEQQIAISNGDMLMTCGAAGGLNIVLKAILNPGDEVIILAPYFVEYGFYIDNHGGVAKIVKTDEEFNLDLEAIEAAISEKTKAIIINSPNNPCGQIYSAEALWALGELLTLAGDRLDSTIYLIADEPYRKIIFDGHEVPSIFTAYRNSIVVSSYSKDLSLPGERIGYLAVHPEIDEKASLLDALTLANRILGFVNAPALMQRVVAELQDASVDISLYARRKEMICAILSDAGYDFTPPKGAFYVFPKTPLADDVRFVSLLLEEKILTVPGIGFGSPGHMRIAFCVPGEVIARSAEGFKRALAKAKSL, encoded by the coding sequence ATGGCCGTTTCTGAAAAAATGAAACTCTTTGCAGCGAAATCTTCCTGGATACGGAAGATGTTTGAAGAAGGCGCACGGATGAAGGCAGACCATGGAGCGGCAAATGTCTGCGACTTCAGCCTCGGCAATCCGGATGCCCCCCCACCACCCCAATATAATGAAGTGATTCAGGAAATCATCAAAGACACCAGCCCCGGCGTGCATTCCTATATGCCCAACGGAGGTTATCCCTGGGTGCGGGAGGCCATCGCCGGGCGGATGTCCGCCGAGCAACAGATAGCCATCAGTAACGGCGACATGCTTATGACCTGCGGCGCGGCCGGCGGTTTGAATATCGTCCTCAAGGCAATCCTCAACCCCGGCGACGAGGTCATCATTCTCGCCCCCTATTTTGTTGAATACGGTTTTTATATCGACAACCATGGCGGGGTCGCCAAGATTGTCAAAACCGACGAGGAATTCAATCTCGACCTGGAGGCCATCGAAGCAGCCATCTCCGAAAAAACCAAGGCAATCATCATCAATTCCCCCAATAATCCCTGCGGACAGATCTATTCCGCCGAGGCATTGTGGGCACTCGGTGAACTGCTCACCCTGGCAGGAGACCGGCTCGACAGTACCATCTACCTCATAGCCGATGAACCCTACCGGAAAATTATCTTTGATGGCCACGAGGTGCCCAGCATCTTCACCGCCTACAGAAACAGCATTGTCGTCTCTTCCTATTCAAAGGACCTTTCCTTGCCGGGCGAACGTATCGGCTACCTGGCTGTACATCCGGAGATAGACGAGAAAGCCAGCCTCCTTGACGCCTTGACCCTTGCCAACCGCATCCTCGGCTTCGTCAACGCCCCGGCCCTCATGCAGCGGGTGGTGGCGGAACTGCAGGACGCAAGCGTCGATATCTCCCTGTATGCCAGGCGCAAAGAAATGATATGCGCCATTCTCAGCGATGCCGGCTACGATTTCACACCGCCCAAGGGGGCATTTTACGTTTTCCCGAAGACCCCCCTGGCCGATGATGTACGCTTTGTTTCATTGCTGCTTGAAGAAAAAATTCTTACCGTTCCCGGCATCGGCTTCGGCTCTCCCGGCCATATGCGCATTGCCTTCTGTGTCCCCGGCGAGGTCATCGCCAGGTCCGCGGAAGGTTTTAAACGGGCCCTCGCCAAGGCAAAATCACTGTAA
- a CDS encoding DnaJ domain-containing protein, whose product MHYQRHQQPGCGGCLLIILFLIFVSGGAPALISFLGALVYTGLASVLLFVALFWGFTFWARKKVATYEQSQTESHNSFVSLLVQILIYIAKIDGRISREEIQTIHRFFQYSLHYNQTQMLWVKDLIKEATNTDQSLDALLNEFKSTFAYEPRIILLELVYQMLFTKASVPEEELEIARYIAVFLDIPSYEQRTMEAKYRYRGQQAGAPSQDMAEQHYATLGLPKGADFEEIKKAYRKLSMQYHPDKVRHLGDEFRAVAEEKMKEINHAYDYFKKQ is encoded by the coding sequence ATGCACTATCAACGTCATCAACAGCCAGGCTGTGGAGGATGTTTACTTATCATCCTTTTCCTGATCTTCGTATCTGGAGGTGCACCGGCCCTGATTTCCTTTCTCGGGGCGCTCGTCTACACCGGTCTGGCCAGTGTTCTGCTTTTTGTCGCGCTGTTTTGGGGATTTACCTTTTGGGCGAGAAAGAAGGTCGCCACCTACGAGCAGTCGCAAACGGAGAGCCATAACAGCTTTGTCTCACTCCTTGTTCAGATTCTCATCTATATTGCCAAGATTGACGGACGGATAAGCCGCGAGGAAATCCAGACCATTCACCGCTTCTTCCAGTATTCCCTGCATTACAATCAAACCCAGATGCTTTGGGTGAAGGATTTGATCAAAGAGGCGACTAATACTGACCAGTCCCTTGATGCCTTATTGAATGAATTCAAATCGACCTTCGCTTACGAACCGCGCATCATCCTCCTCGAACTGGTGTACCAGATGCTCTTCACCAAAGCGAGCGTACCCGAAGAGGAGCTGGAAATTGCCCGGTATATTGCGGTATTTCTTGATATTCCCAGCTATGAGCAGCGGACTATGGAGGCAAAATACCGTTATCGCGGCCAGCAGGCCGGGGCGCCAAGCCAAGACATGGCCGAGCAGCATTACGCCACTCTCGGTTTGCCCAAAGGTGCCGACTTTGAAGAGATCAAGAAGGCGTATCGCAAGTTGAGCATGCAGTATCATCCTGACAAAGTTCGCCACCTGGGAGATGAATTCCGGGCCGTCGCCGAGGAAAAGATGAAGGAAATCAACCATGCCTACGACTATTTCAAGAAACAGTAA
- the ftsY gene encoding signal recognition particle-docking protein FtsY, whose product MLGWFKKKFKKQDDTQLQQEDLIDESPGDVPLAGTEQAEIIPEHAVPLTQEGQNAPETASNQELAAEDRQSATTSGEVTGDAKTITEGPGSITPVIKVIKESELVADKEKKKKSLFTRLAEKLSKTRETFTYQIDALFLGKKEIDAALLDDLEEILITADLGVETTMELLEYVRRKVKRQELSDPNSLKEVLKDKIKAFISENDDDACMVMPDKGPFVIMVIGVNGVGKTTTIGKIAHKFKQAGSSVLLAAGDTFRAAAVSQLQIWGERNNVQVVAHKEGADPSSVVFDALGIAQSKNIDVVLVDTAGRLHTNNNLMEELKKIKRVMDKKLPGAPHEVLLIIDATTGQNGISQAKLFNEAIGVTGLTLTKLDGTSKGGIVVNICKGMKIPIRFIGIGEQIDDLRDFNSADFADALFQSKRKDS is encoded by the coding sequence ATGCTAGGTTGGTTTAAAAAGAAATTTAAAAAACAGGATGATACTCAACTTCAGCAGGAGGATCTCATTGACGAATCGCCTGGTGATGTCCCCCTTGCAGGTACAGAACAAGCGGAAATCATTCCAGAACATGCAGTACCTTTGACCCAGGAAGGACAGAATGCCCCTGAAACAGCAAGCAATCAAGAGTTAGCTGCAGAGGACCGGCAATCAGCAACTACATCTGGAGAAGTAACAGGAGATGCGAAAACTATCACTGAGGGTCCTGGCTCTATCACCCCTGTTATCAAGGTAATTAAAGAATCAGAACTTGTGGCGGACAAAGAAAAGAAGAAGAAATCGCTCTTTACCAGGCTGGCCGAAAAGCTCAGCAAGACCCGCGAGACCTTCACCTACCAGATTGATGCCCTGTTTCTCGGTAAAAAGGAAATCGACGCTGCTCTGCTCGACGATCTCGAAGAGATCCTTATCACAGCCGACCTCGGGGTCGAAACCACCATGGAACTCCTTGAATACGTCCGGCGCAAGGTGAAGCGCCAAGAATTGTCCGATCCCAACTCCCTGAAAGAGGTTTTAAAAGACAAGATCAAGGCCTTCATCTCCGAAAACGATGATGATGCCTGCATGGTAATGCCCGACAAAGGCCCCTTTGTCATCATGGTTATCGGCGTCAACGGTGTCGGCAAAACCACGACGATCGGCAAAATCGCCCATAAATTTAAGCAGGCCGGTAGTTCCGTCCTCCTGGCGGCCGGTGATACCTTTCGGGCAGCGGCGGTCTCCCAGCTGCAAATCTGGGGTGAGCGGAATAATGTCCAGGTGGTCGCCCATAAAGAAGGGGCCGACCCTTCATCGGTGGTCTTTGACGCCCTCGGCATCGCCCAATCGAAAAACATCGACGTGGTCCTCGTTGATACCGCCGGCCGCCTGCACACCAACAATAACCTCATGGAAGAATTGAAGAAAATAAAAAGGGTAATGGATAAAAAGTTGCCCGGTGCCCCCCATGAAGTCTTACTGATAATCGATGCGACGACCGGCCAGAACGGTATTTCCCAAGCCAAGCTTTTTAACGAGGCAATTGGCGTCACCGGCCTTACCCTTACTAAATTGGACGGCACCTCCAAGGGCGGTATCGTTGTCAATATCTGCAAGGGAATGAAGATACCCATTCGTTTCATCGGGATCGGCGAGCAGATCGATGACCTCCGCGATTTTAACTCCGCTGACTTTGCCGACGCACTTTTTCAATCGAAAAGAAAAGATTCTTAA
- a CDS encoding Mrp/NBP35 family ATP-binding protein has protein sequence MAGSCGGSCGTTTKEAQQAAAAQKELAITRSLGKIKNKILVMSGKGGVGKSTVSVNLALGLAQKGYQVGLMDVDIHGPDVIRMLNLKGTLTPPESPDALVPPLKYNDNLKVVSLEYMMRDRDEAIIWRGPLKIQAIRQFVSDMDWGNLDYLVIDAPPGTGDEPLSVAQTIPHVKAIVVTTPQKVALADVRKSISFCKTVKVEIAGVIENMSGFVCPHCNQTVDIFSAGGGESLARELDLPFLGKIPMDPKVVMAGDEGAPYLTTNVESPASQAFARVVDAVERRLPAVAAPVPPVSLKVAPASAGGCACGGSCSPQAK, from the coding sequence ATGGCTGGATCATGTGGTGGATCCTGTGGAACAACAACAAAAGAGGCTCAGCAAGCTGCCGCTGCACAGAAGGAACTTGCGATAACCCGGTCTCTTGGCAAGATAAAGAACAAGATATTGGTAATGAGCGGCAAGGGCGGCGTCGGCAAATCAACCGTATCGGTCAACTTGGCTCTGGGCCTTGCTCAGAAAGGATATCAGGTCGGCCTCATGGATGTCGATATCCATGGTCCCGATGTTATCCGGATGCTCAATCTGAAGGGGACGCTCACCCCCCCGGAATCCCCGGATGCACTGGTTCCGCCGCTTAAGTACAATGATAACCTTAAGGTGGTTTCCCTTGAGTATATGATGCGTGACAGGGACGAGGCGATCATTTGGCGAGGGCCCTTGAAAATTCAGGCAATCCGGCAGTTTGTTTCCGACATGGACTGGGGTAATCTCGACTATCTGGTAATCGATGCCCCTCCAGGTACCGGCGACGAGCCTCTGTCCGTCGCTCAGACCATTCCCCACGTTAAGGCGATTGTCGTGACCACTCCGCAAAAGGTGGCCCTGGCCGACGTGCGCAAGTCGATCAGCTTCTGTAAGACGGTAAAGGTGGAAATTGCCGGAGTTATTGAAAATATGTCCGGTTTCGTCTGCCCCCATTGCAACCAGACCGTCGACATCTTCAGTGCCGGAGGCGGAGAGTCCCTGGCCCGCGAGTTGGATTTGCCCTTTCTTGGTAAGATTCCCATGGATCCGAAGGTCGTCATGGCCGGAGATGAGGGCGCACCGTATTTGACCACCAATGTCGAAAGTCCGGCTAGTCAGGCTTTTGCCAGGGTTGTTGACGCGGTTGAGAGGCGATTGCCGGCAGTTGCCGCACCGGTACCTCCTGTGTCCCTGAAGGTTGCCCCGGCTAGTGCCGGGGGATGCGCATGCGGCGGCAGTTGTTCGCCTCAAGCCAAGTAG
- a CDS encoding MBL fold metallo-hydrolase — protein MKIHQMIVGSMAVCCYIVACEKTGKAAVVDPGGNEKKILDAIKDKGYTVEYIIATHGHPDHVCGNRKIQEATGAKIVMHRADSRFFGDPEVQEYFSMLGLEPSPPVDLEVEDGDVIAIGEASLKVIHTPGHTPGGMCLYNAPDLLTGDTLFVGGLGRTDFPGGSHEELLASIRTKLLVLPQETVVWPGHGYGGDCSTIGQEKNSNPFF, from the coding sequence ATGAAAATACATCAGATGATAGTTGGCTCCATGGCAGTCTGCTGTTATATCGTTGCCTGCGAAAAAACCGGCAAGGCTGCAGTTGTCGATCCTGGTGGCAACGAAAAAAAGATTCTCGATGCCATCAAGGACAAGGGCTATACGGTCGAGTATATAATTGCCACCCATGGCCATCCCGATCACGTCTGTGGTAATCGAAAGATCCAGGAAGCGACTGGTGCCAAGATCGTCATGCATAGGGCTGACTCTCGATTTTTTGGTGATCCCGAGGTGCAGGAATATTTCTCCATGCTCGGTCTTGAGCCCTCGCCGCCGGTTGACCTTGAGGTCGAAGACGGCGATGTCATCGCTATCGGCGAAGCCTCACTAAAGGTGATCCACACCCCTGGCCACACCCCCGGCGGTATGTGTTTGTACAATGCTCCCGATCTATTGACCGGCGACACCCTGTTTGTCGGTGGCCTTGGCAGGACCGATTTTCCCGGCGGTTCGCACGAGGAGCTGCTGGCCTCGATCCGCACCAAACTCCTGGTATTGCCACAAGAAACGGTGGTATGGCCCGGTCACGGCTATGGTGGGGATTGCTCGACCATTGGCCAGGAGAAGAACTCCAATCCGTTCTTCTGA